Part of the Melopsittacus undulatus isolate bMelUnd1 chromosome 7, bMelUnd1.mat.Z, whole genome shotgun sequence genome is shown below.
ACCTTTTGTTATGGAACATCAAATGCTAGGCAGGAATAACCAGGGTCATTCCTTACTAGGGCTTTCTGGGAGCAAAGAGGTGACTTTTGTCCCTTCCTGGAAGGCCCTGCAGCCCCCTCTCATCTTTGGGagcacagcaaaggaaacatttctgattGAAAAGTAAAGGCAgctgcatcaaaatgaaaaggaagttgtgtttttatattttcattctaAATAGCAGCATAAACTGAGATAAAGGAGAGCTGGATTTCTCCTCCACTGAGGGTTGAATGCTTCTAAGAGTGCTTCCAAAGAGGTAATCTTGTTTTTGAATACGGATATGACACACTACATACTAATATGTACTAAACCACCTGTGGGGATATTTGAAGGCTGTATAAAACTCTTAAAGGCAACAATTTGGAGCTGGTATTGTTCAAATAACACCTTCTGGTGCCATTAATCTTAAACCCTGTTGGGTGTATCCTGACCTGGCTCCTGGGAGCCCTTTGGGCTGACCCTTGCCTGGTCTGACAGCTCCCTGGTGGTTAATGTGTAATTCCCTGGCTTGTTTTATCCCTGGCTCTGTGAATACCACATGGACAAGGCTCTGGAAGGATGGGTAGATGCTGCATGGGAGAAGACAGAGCAGTATTACCCTTCTGGCTGGAGTCTGGAGAAGCTGTGAGTATTAAAACTCATTTCAACTGGACCTGagagcaaagaggaagaaatcccTGATATGAAACCCCTGCTTTGTCCTGTGGCATCCACAGGATCCCCAGGATTTGTAGCAAACCTTATCCcctctgctttatttcaggGCAGCAGAAACCATCACCTTGAGGAACCAGAAGGATGCTGGTGGTGTGATCATGGGGCTCTTTTGATTCACATTTTAAACGAtccttttcttcattcattAGACAGTTTGTGCTGTAAGACTCTCGAAAGAGCAGCTATCCAAACTGTGTTATAGCTCTATAGAGCTGGCCCCTTCCCCTTGTTCCTATACTGAGACCTTGAGGATAGCATCCACTATGATGGCTTTGAACTGGCAGAATGGAGACAGATGAGCTCTTAGgtagaagctgttccctgggagggtgctgaggcgctggcacagggtgcccagagaagctgtggctgccccatccctggcagtgctcaaggccaggttggacacaggggcttggagcagctgctccagtggaaggggttgggcttggagctggaggagctttaagctccttccaacacaaactaggctgggattctatggttctatgagaACAAGCTAACTGCTACCTAACCAGCAGGTTGTGCTGCAAGGTTTTGCTTGGCTGTAGGGTCTCCACAGCAGCTGGACGTTCTCCTATCCATAATGTCAAGAGTTACATCTTGGATAACACTGGCAACAAGTCTGCTTGGTGAGTCCTTTGTTGAAACCTTGGCCAAAAAACAAGATCTTACCAAATCGGAGTAGGAAAGCCACAAATGGAGGTCCTTTTTCCAGGAATACAGGGGTAAATATTCAGTTAACTCTTCAGCAGAGTGTGGACCCACAACCTGCATGGATAATATCTAAATGAGGGTGGCAAGGTATGTGTTTTTAGTTTATCTCCATTCCAGTGAGTGTGTTCAAGCTGCAGGGAGATGAGATTGCTGGGGGGGAAGTTGTTGTGTATAGCACAAGCTGCAGCCTTATAAACTTCCCAGGTTTCATATCTGCACTTTGGATAGCTTCATACCAAGCAGTTGGTTTGTCAAGCAAGAAAAAGTGAGGGTGAGCCTTTGTTAATTGTGAGCTTCAAGTCAGTTCTCCAATGGCAGGAGATGTGTGTGTCTGGGCAGGTGGATGCTGCTTCAGGGGGAGGATTGAGCCCCAGACCCAACCAGTTCGATTTTCATTACTTGGGTCACATCTTCCAGCTCTGTGGTGATGTCTCAGGAGCTGCTTTGCCTCTGGCATCTCTATGTGAgcagtgaaaagcagctctAAATCCCCATTAATACCACCAGGAGACCACATGCGTTGCTCATAGGACATCTGAAATGAGGAGTCTGGCTCTGGAGGTGCACCTCAGCCCTTCAGCAATGGGTCATCAAATAGTGATGACTCTTCAGTATGGCTCTGCTTGTCAGATACCAGGCAATGCGCActcctgctttgctctctgGTGTAACTCTGTCAAGTGATGATTAATGTTAGGCAGGAAAAATCAATGAGGATTTATTTTACCTGTCGTAAGCTGTGATTTTAGGAGCTGCTGATTTCTCCCAGGGAGAATTTATCTTTGATCAAGCCTGAACGTATCTTTTATCTCCAAGTTAGGCATCGTGTCTAAAGCAAAGTGAGGTGAGAAATCCTGGCTCTGCACCATCCTACCCTAAGGAAAGCCACATTTGCCCTCAAAGAGCTGCTCCTGGGACACAGAGAACAGCTATTTATTTCTCATGTGCTCACACTGGACTGGCAGCACccaaaagaggagaaataattcccttttcccagcaaTTACTCTGGAATTCAAGGACTTCCATGTGTCAATGGCTTGAGAGGAACTATGAGGAACCCTGCAGTTTACTCATTCTGGTGTTGCCCTCCCTCCTTGCCTTAAAATATCCACTTGCTTCCAAGTGTGTTGGTGGTGGTTGTGGTGTTTAGCCAAGACCTGCCTTGGGAACTTGGTATTTCCCTCTCTCAAAGAGAATTTACCTTATATtgacatatgtatatgtatgtgtgtgtgtatatgtatacatacactaTATTGACTTAAAGTGGTGTAACTGATTGATAGACAAAACCTGACATTCTTAACATTATTGAGGGATTTGGGCCTATTCAGCATTTCAATTTAAAGACATAAAACAGTCAAACTGCTTACAGGTTCACTATGGTTGAAGATAACTATACATCCCCCTCTGAGTTTATTCTCCTGGGCCTCACAAACAGGGAAGACCTGCGGGTGATGTGCTTTGTCTTATTCCTTGTCATCTATGTAGTTACCTTCATAGGAAACCTGGGAGTGATTGCATTAATCAGAATGGATTCATGCCTacacacccccatgtacttcttcctcagcCACTTGTCTCTCCTGGATGTCTGCTACTCCTCTACCATCATCCCACAAGCCTTGCTGAATGTTCTAGTGGAGAAGAAGGTGATTTCCTTCACTAGGTGTGCCACTCAGCTCTTCTCCTTTGCAACCTGTGCCACCACTGAGTGCTATGTGCTGGCCGCTATGGCTTACGATCGCTACATGGCCATTTGTAACCCCCTTCTCTACTCCACAGTCATGTCCCAGAGGCTTTGCATTGGGATGTTGGCTGGTGCCTACTTAGCTGGCGTGATCAGCTCTACCATACACACGGTTTCCATATTTTGTCTCCCATTCTGTCGGTCCAAGATGATCAATCACTTCTTCTGTGATGGACCACCCCTGCTagccctctcctgctctgacaCCCATGCCATTGAGGTGATGGTTTCTGCTGTGGTGGGGTTCAATGTACTGAGCACCACggtcttcatcctcatctcctaCTTGTCGGTCCTTTCCACTGTCATGCGGATGCCGACTGTGGCTGGTCGACGCAAAGCTTTCTCCACCTGTGCCTCTCACTTCATCTCCATTGCTTTGTATTATGGCAGCTCCCTCTTCATGTACCTGCGCCCCAGCTCCAAACAGTCCTCGAAGCATGACAAGGTGGTCTCCATGCTGTACTCTGTGGCTGTCCCCATGCTGAACCCCCTCATCTATAGCTTAAGAAACGTGGATATGAAGAAGGCcatgaggaaagcaaaaagtaGAGTCCATTCATGGTTCCTAGTCAGCTGAAAGGAAAGGGCTACACTGCCCTGGTGAGGAGAAGAAGCAGGCTGGATATTGCATCTTTAAGGATGATTGAATATTGTACCTTCAAGGATGGGTGGATATAGAACCTTCAAAAATTAGGGACTAAACATACTAGGAAGCATGACACCTGGAAAACACACTACTCCTTAAACCAAGGCTACATGCTGTACTGGGATGGACAGGAttctctggctgcagcctgaGACATGACAGTGACTGTACTGGAAAGAAAGTTGTTGTCCAGCATCATTGTTACTTACatattatttgaaattaatatattttataatttcaatGTTGTTGAACATAACAATATACTTTATTTCaggcttcagagagaaaaaaggagaaggtaCATGGTGGCTTTGCCCTACTGGCATCAAACCAGTTGGTATTTGACCTCATGTTTTATATTAACAAATGATTTCTGGTGTTATTTCTGGTTTAAGGAAATACTAACTGATGTTTCCAGGTATGTCAACTCCAGAACACAAGGTTTGCTCATGTGAAATGACAGAGGGGAGAcggagctgagctcttaggcagaagctgttccctaggagggtgctgaggcgctggcacagggtgcccagagaagctgtggctgccccatccctggcagtgctcaaggccaggttggacacaggggcttggagcagctgctccatgggaaggggttgggcttggagctggaggagctttaagctcccttccaacccatatggggctgggatgctctgaaatAAAGCTGGGACAGTCTGTTGCTCAACAAAGCCCTGCTGGGAAATGGGGACAAGTCCTATCtgagcctctgctctgctgggaatTTAAGTAGGGGTGGAAAGAGCCTGagagctgctgggagggaggatTTGGGGTCTTCCTCCCCCTTCAACAGCCAAGGTGCTGCTGGCCTGGGTCCGCTCACAAAGCTCATGAAGCAAGTGCAGTACCCAGCTCTCTGCTTCTGGGACTTCAAGCTGCATTATTCACCCTGCACAAGCACACCCAGGTATTCTTTGTGGCTCTTTTTGCCTTCATGTACTTCTTTTCAATCGTCTTTGAATtacacagttttcttctttccaaactTTGATTGAGGGTTATTTCTCCCTCTGTTCTACTGATTTTCCCACTTCACAAACCTTGGGTGGAGCCCAGTGACCAATGGGGAAGAAAGACattcaaaaccacacagaaatcCTTCCCTACCCTCCTCCAGTGCATCCCCTGGACTCACAGTCTGGTGCCTTCCAGCAGAAAACCATCTAAACATCTAAAGCCacttctccttcttccttccccacacTTTCATAGCTCCCTTTTCTCTTCTATCTGCCCCAtcctttgtcttttctaaaTATCTGAGACAAGGTTATCATTTAATATTTCTAGTAAGGGTTTTGTAATGACTCTTCATCAAGGAGAAGCTTTCAGGACACGTCAGCACTCAGGGTTCTTCAGATGAAGACTGGGAAATCTGAGCTCATCCTGTTATATCCTCAAAGCAACCATGTAGAACAATGCTTTTGAGCAAACTCTTGTACAGTCACTAGGAAAGTGTATGGAAATAAATGCATCTGATGGAAGGACTCCCCATGACCAGTGCAAACCATCCACACAGAGGATgctttgctgtgtttcctttcAGCTCCCTTCAGTGCAATATTAGATGATGTCTGTGGATGTAAAGGGCTTCCTGAgggaaacactgaaagaaagaggTATGTGATAGATGgggaaatgcaaagcaaagtgTCCTGGGCCTGTCTTCCTGGGCAGGTCTCTGCAGCACAACTGCTCTTGGAGGTGCTGATGCAGCCAGAAGGAGTTGGGAGGGAGAGGAATTGAGAGGTTATTTTTGTGATCAAGTCAAAGCAATTATGTGATGGAGGAGGCTCCTTTGGGAGAACAGTTTGCACAACACAAGCCTCTGAGGTAATGCCTCCTGTGAGATAAAACCCCTCCACCAGCcagcctgcagcatcctgctcaCAAGCATCTCTCCTTCAACCCATCGCATGTGTTCaaccaggagctgcaggcactgcATCCACCAGCACCTTCCTCTTTAACCAAGCAGGTACAAAAGGGTTTGATGGGTGCTGGGTCCAGTTTGACTCTGGGTGTGCAGCCTCTCACATACTGGATGGCATGTTGAATTTCAGTCTTgttcagggactgtagtgatagggcaagggcTGATGGGTTTAAGCTggaacaggggaaattcaggttggagataaacagggagttcttccctgtgagggtgctgaggcgctggcatagggtgcccagagaagctgtggctgccccatccctggcagtgctcaaggccaggttggacacaggggcttggagcagctgctccagtggaaggggttggggttggagctggaggagctttcaggccccttcaacccaaaccattctatcataACCCATGTTGTGAATAAAAGTGCCCTAGTATCGGGTAGGTTTGCTTCAGAAACACCCACGTTCCTGACCAAATGACTTAGCAATATTTTAGCAGCGATGTAGGCATTAATAGTTAGATCTTCCATCAGATAATGCATCTGCAGAGGGGTTGAATGGGGGATTTGAGAATATCCAAGCTAAAACcttaaatgtttgctttataCCTGATATATTTTACGCCTGGAGGTGGATATTTGTGTTGGACATAGGAAGCTCACTGCAATCACAGCAAAGCTCTGCTAGAACCAAGACCACTGCTTTCCCTTCACCTTCTGCAGGGTGGGGGTTCTTGGCAGcaggttgggactggatgacttttaaggtccctttgacccaaatcattctatgctAGACCATGGTGTGAATAAAAGTGCTCTGGAAGGGATAGGTTTGCTTCAAAACCCCACGTTCCTGACTCCATCTACAACTGATTGAGGGGTAATTTCGCAGCGATGTAGCCATTCATAGTTAGACCTTCCATCAGATAACCCATCTGCAGAGGGGATGAATGGGGGATATGAGCATATGCAAGCTAAAGCCTTAACTGTTTGCTTTATAGGTGATATATTTAACGTCCTCAGGTGCATATTTGTGTTGGTCATAAGAAGCTCACTGCAATcacagcaaagctctgctggAGCCAAGAGCACTGCTTTCCCTTAACCTTATGCAGCGTGGGGGTTTTGGCAGCAGGTTGGGACTGGATTACTTTTAAGGTACCTTTGattcaaaccattctatgctaGACCATGGTGTGAATAAAATGCACTGGAAGGGATAGGTTTGCTTCAAAACCCCACATTCCTGACTCCATATACAACAAATTTAGTGGTAATTTAGCAGTGATGTAGCCATTCATACATAGTTATTCCATCAGATAATTCATCTGCAGAGGAATTGATTGGCGGAGAATATCCAAAGTAAAGCCTTAACATTTTGGTCTGTATCTGGTATGTTTTACACCCTCAGGTGGATATATGGGTTGGTCATAGGAAGCTCACTGCGGTcacagcaaagctctgctggAGCCAAGACCGCTGCTTTCACTTAACCTTATGCAGAATTGGGgttcttcaaaagcaaatacGCTTAGAACTTAAAGCAAAATTCAAGTACATGGCTTTGTGTTGTGATGAAAAGGATGCACCACAACTAAAGAAGCTACAGAAGAGCATTGATTcagtatttaaaacacaataaagagggaaaaaaatcttaaaattctcagaaatcagtgaagaaaatacaaaatcttttctgttttccacattTGGGGatgtatttatttgattttattgtaTTACTCTTAGATAGACATGATGTTTATCAGGGTATCATTAGTGTCGTGTATAACAATCATATTAGAattattctcttttaatttcaggCTGTGTAATGAGCTCCTTCACCTCTTTGACCTCTTCAGATCTTTGGCTACAGACAGAAACACACCATTACAGAGACAACaatttttactgcatttactTTATGGATTAAACTCCAACTAAACTTCCACATTGTTTCTCTCGTAGGGGTGTATTTCACTGATTCATTTCATTTCAATCCAAAACCCCACCTTGTTGAAATGACGGATGGAGGAAACCTCACTGCTCTCTCCAGCTTCATCCTCTTGGGTTTCTCTGATGCCCCAGAGCTACAAACCACCATCTTCACAGTACTCTTATCCCTCTATGCTTTAATGGTGCTGGGGAACCTGACCATGATCCTGCTCATCAACACTGACCCCcacctccacacccccatgtacttcttcctcacccacTTATCTTGCATCGAtttttgcctttcctctgcTACCATCCCCAAAGCTCTGCAGACCTTCCTGCAGGGG
Proteins encoded:
- the LOC101870360 gene encoding olfactory receptor 1020-like, which produces MVEDNYTSPSEFILLGLTNREDLRVMCFVLFLVIYVVTFIGNLGVIALIRMDSCLHTPMYFFLSHLSLLDVCYSSTIIPQALLNVLVEKKVISFTRCATQLFSFATCATTECYVLAAMAYDRYMAICNPLLYSTVMSQRLCIGMLAGAYLAGVISSTIHTVSIFCLPFCRSKMINHFFCDGPPLLALSCSDTHAIEVMVSAVVGFNVLSTTVFILISYLSVLSTVMRMPTVAGRRKAFSTCASHFISIALYYGSSLFMYLRPSSKQSSKHDKVVSMLYSVAVPMLNPLIYSLRNVDMKKAMRKAKSRVHSWFLVS